TGCTGCTCAGAAAAATGCTGGGCACAAAAATAGTCATCGATGTGGATGACCTCGACTATGCTTACCGCGAAGGAGGAATCATCTCCTGGGTGGGTGAAAAAATACAGAAACCCTTCCCCAGACTCTGTGACATGGTGACCTACCATAACGACAATCTCTTTCACCATCTGACGGAAGACTTCAACGTTGCGCCGGACAAACTCTACAGGCTCGACCAGGGTATTGATATAAAGCAGTTTGATGATAAGGCCGTCCATGAAAAAACACGGAAAAATCTCATTGAAAGGTATGACCTTAAAGAAAAAAAGATCGTCACTTATGTAGCCCACCTCGATCCCGCCTGTGATCTCGATGCCATCCTTGAGGGTCTTCCCATGGTGAGGGAGGCTGTCCCTGATTTCTGCCTCGTCGTCGTGGGAGGGGGCCTCTTCGAAAAGCAATTCAGACAACTGGCTGAAAGGCTTGGTGTCGGTGATTGCGTCAGGTTCACGGGACTCTTGCCAAAAGAGGGGGTCATTCCCTTCATCGCCATCGCCGACTGCTGCGTTGTCTATTATAAGGACAGAAAGGCCAATTATTGCCGCACTTCCATGAAACTCCGCGAATATATCAGCATGGGAAAGAGGGTTGTCTGCAACGATGTAAGCGAGCTTGCAAAACACAAGGATTATACCTACCAGACAAAAACCTCTGTTCCTGAATTCAGCCGGATGCTTATCGATGTTCTCAAAGGCAAATCAGACGGGCGGGAAGAGCGCGGCAAAACCTGCATGAGAGAAAACTTCTCCTGGGACGTACTGTCAGGGAAACTGGGTAAAAAAATGGAAACGCTTGTCAGGTAATCTTTTTATCACATGCTCTGTTACCCGCTGTGTCCAGGGGGTAACAATCCCTCATTGCTTACAGAAAAAATTCGAAAAAAACAACAAAAGCAAGGCTTGTTACGACAAGACTTGCAAACATTGCCGGCAAACCGATACGCATCCATTGAACAGGCGTAATTTTTGCTGATTCCATACCGCATTCTTCCGATTCGACTACAACAATAATATTGGCTGTAGCGCCGACATGCGTCCCGTTACCTCCCAAACCAACCCCAATGGCAAGGGCCCACCAAAGGGGAGCAATATTAATGCCGTTATCATCAAGCCCGTGAATAATAGGAATCATGGTAACGGTAAAGGGGATATTGTCGACAACAGCGCTCAACAGGGCTGAGACCCACATTAATAAAAGCGCCGCTTTCAGCAGCATCTGAGGCTGCACTGCCATATGGGCAAGCTCCTTTCCGATAATCTGCAACAACCCCGACTCTTCCACACCGCCGACAATCACAAAAAGGCCTGCAAAAAAAATGAGAACCGACCAGTTCACCTCACCGAAGAGCTTTTCCGGCTTCGGTTGAATGAGCATAAGGGCAAAGGCCAGTCCTATAAATGTAGCAAAGGCCGGATAAATATGGATTCGGTGATGAATAAAGAAAAGAAGAACAATGATGAGGACTGCAATAAGGCCTTTTAATAAAGTCTTCGCATCCTTAATGGCCCGTTTTTCATCAAGATCTATCCTCCCCCCGAAAGGCTCGCTCAGTTGCCGGTGAAAAAGCAGAAACAGAAGCGCTATCGTACATATCCATGCCAGAAAAACGGGTGGAGCCATATGCAGGAGGAAACTGGAAAAATTTATTCCCGCCGCCGATCCGATCATTATGTTTGGGGGATCACCGACGAGCGTCGACGCCCCGCCGATATTTGAGAGAATGGCTTCAGCCATAAGGTAGGGCATGGGATTAAGATTCAACATGCGGGTAATTAATACGGTAATAGGCGCAAAGATAATTACCGTTGTTACATTATCGAGAACCATACTGATAAGCGTGACAACAAGAGA
The Deltaproteobacteria bacterium genome window above contains:
- a CDS encoding ArsB/NhaD family transporter, with amino-acid sequence METILASLDRNMFIAAAVLLMSYIVIFSEIIHRTSAAIIGAVTIIILGMVFGFYSQESAMKAIDANTLLLLAGMMMVVAMLRPTGIFQYIAIRLAKMSHKKPRLLLFYISLVVTLISMVLDNVTTVIIFAPITVLITRMLNLNPMPYLMAEAILSNIGGASTLVGDPPNIMIGSAAGINFSSFLLHMAPPVFLAWICTIALLFLLFHRQLSEPFGGRIDLDEKRAIKDAKTLLKGLIAVLIIVLLFFIHHRIHIYPAFATFIGLAFALMLIQPKPEKLFGEVNWSVLIFFAGLFVIVGGVEESGLLQIIGKELAHMAVQPQMLLKAALLLMWVSALLSAVVDNIPFTVTMIPIIHGLDDNGINIAPLWWALAIGVGLGGNGTHVGATANIIVVVESEECGMESAKITPVQWMRIGLPAMFASLVVTSLAFVVFFEFFL
- a CDS encoding glycosyltransferase; this encodes MKILLYSSLAEDTGGAIRAAYIREALERCGHDVVYVKPLKKTRPLKFDFLLSLPSYTFAALTTPCHVAMAIKPYPNTGLPLLLRKMLGTKIVIDVDDLDYAYREGGIISWVGEKIQKPFPRLCDMVTYHNDNLFHHLTEDFNVAPDKLYRLDQGIDIKQFDDKAVHEKTRKNLIERYDLKEKKIVTYVAHLDPACDLDAILEGLPMVREAVPDFCLVVVGGGLFEKQFRQLAERLGVGDCVRFTGLLPKEGVIPFIAIADCCVVYYKDRKANYCRTSMKLREYISMGKRVVCNDVSELAKHKDYTYQTKTSVPEFSRMLIDVLKGKSDGREERGKTCMRENFSWDVLSGKLGKKMETLVR